Part of the Meiothermus sp. QL-1 genome is shown below.
ATGGCCCCAGGCTACAGCATTCCAGGCTCCCTGAGCGCCAGCCGGGCTGCAGCCAGGTCCCAAAGGGCGTGGCCCACGCTCTTGAACAGGATCACGGGCGCGTGGGGGCGGGGCTGGCGCAGGGCCTCTTTGAGGGGGGTCACCTGCCCCCAGTCCACCCCGGCCTGCAACAGGTCGCCGGCCTCGGCCCGGGCCCCCTCCAGGGTGTCCACGTACAACCGCGCCCGCCGCACCAGCCCCGGGGCCACCTCGGCCATCTCCGGCCGGTAGGCGCCCACCGCAGCCACAAAGCTGCCCTCGGCCACCCAGTGCAGCACCGGGGTAGGGCTGGTGGTGGCGGTCACCACCAGCCGCACTTCCTCCAGCACCGCTTCGGGTCTTTGCACCGACTGGGCCAGCATCCCCAGCCGCCGGGCGTAGGCGGCCAGGGCCTCGGCGCGCGCAGGGGTGCGGGAGTGGATGTAAACCTTGCTGGTGCCCAGGCCAGCCTGGAAGGCCTCGAGGTGGGCCCGACCCTGGGTGCCTGCTCCAATGATTAGAAGGGCTCCCCCAGGTTCAGGGGCCAGGGTTCTGGCCGCCAGGAGCGAGAGGGCGGCGGTGCGGCGGGCCGTCACCACAGAGCCCTCCAGCAGGGCGAGCCGCTCACCGCTTTCGCTTCGGGCCACCCAGAGCTCGGCCCGCACGCTGGGGCGGGACTGGGGGTGGACCGTGACCAGCTTGGTGACGGCAAGGTGGGGGTCCGCGGCCGGCATCAAAAGCAAGCTGCCCCCTTTCGGGAGGGGCAGCACCAATCGCTCGGGGGCCTGCAGGGTCTCGGTCCCCTCGCTCAGGAGCTCAGCGATGGCCTGGGCCAGAGCGGGATAGGGCAGCAGGGCTTCCGTTTCCTCCGCAGAGAGGATGCGCATGCCCTAAGCCTATCCCATGGCCTGGGGGGTGAGGAGGTGCACCGGGTCCCCTACCCGCACCACCCCGCCCCGCAGCACCCGGGCGTACATCCCCCGCCGGCCCAGGAGGAGCTTGGGCAGGCGCAGGTCGAAGGTCGAAAGCGAGCTGCAGACCGTGCAGACCGCGGTGAGCTCGAGGACCGCCGGGCCGACCTGCAACCGCGCCCCAGCCCCCAGGGCGTGGGGGTCGAAGTCTACCCGCAGGTTCTCGCCCAAGGCGCCGGGCGGCAGGATAAGCCCGGCTTGGGCCGCGTGGTCGTAGGCGGCCTGCCCGGCCACCAACACCGCTCGGTCGGGGTTCTTGCCGTAGTGCCGGTCGCCCTCCACCCCCATCCCCTCTACCAATCGAACCCAGTCCACCCTGGCCTTGGGCAGGCTCGTGCCGGGGTCAGCGTGCAGGGAGAGCACCCGCATTACCGAAGACCCAGCTGCTGCCGGGCTGCGTGCACCTGCTGGGGCGAGAGGTTCTTGCCCCGCTGGGCCCTCACCTCGGCCTCGGTGAAGGGGCCCTGGCCGCTGGGGAAGGCGTTGCCCCACTGGGTGCTGATATAGTTGAGTACCGCGGCAATCTCCGCGTCGCTGAGCTGGGCGTAGGCCGGCATGATGCCGTTGTAGTTGCTGCCCCGGACCGTGATCTGGCCCTGCAGGCCGTACAGCATCATCTGCACCAGCCACTCCCGGCCGCCCCGGGCCGCCAGGATGTTGGGGACGTGCCCGGCCAGCGGAGGGAAGACCCCGGGGATGCCGGCCCCGTTGGCCTGGTGGCAGCCCACGCAGTTGTTGTAAACCTGGGCCCCGCTCACACCCGCCTGGGCTTGGGCTTGCGCGGGCGGACGCGCTGGGGCCTGGGCGCCTGGGGCCAGGTGGGTGGCCAGGTAGTCCAGGATGATGGCCCGCTCCTCAGGGGTGATGCGCATGCCGTAGGCCTGCATCTCAGTAATGATGGCGTCCCAGCGCTCGCGGGTCTGCCGCTCGCGGGTAACAAAGCCGATCTCGTGGCAGGTCTGGCACTTCTGCAGCACCAGGTCGCGCCCGGGGCCTTCGGGCAGGGCGCTTTGCCCTAGGCCGAACCACAGGGCTCCACCGGCCAGCAGACTTACCCCTATGAGGTATTTCCGCTTCATCGTTCCTCCCATGGCTTACAGCCTAGCACAGCGCCCCAGGAGGACATTCTGCGTAGGCTGCATTTTTGAAAAAAATCTAAAGGACACTTTAAAGCTCGACCGGCGGGGGGTATCGCCGGTCGAGCGGGCCAGGGGGCTCAGGTCACGGTGAACCGGACCCGCATCACCCCGTTCCACTCGTAGCCGCGTTCGTTCCACCAGATGTTGCCGTTGAGGGGTTGGGAGCGGCCCACGGCGTCGGTGGCGCGGACCATGGCCTCGTACTGGCCGGGGGCCAGGAGCTGGGGCGAGACCCAGCGGTACCAGCCGAACTTGCCGTGGTTGCGCTCGATGATGGCCTTACGCCAGGTGGTGCCGCCGTTGAGCGAGACCTCGATGCTCTCGATGGGGGCCAGCCCATCGTTCCAGGCCACGCCGCGGATCTCCACCAGCCGGCCCCGAACAGTGGCCCCGGGCAGGGGCGAGAGGATGAAGGAGTTGATGTTGGCCCCCCAGTTGGAGCGGGAGTTCTCCAGGGTGTAGTTGTAGCGGCTGCCGGGCTCGGTGGGCAGGATGGGCAGGTTCCACCCGGGCAGGATGGGCACCCGGTAGCGGGGTACCTGCTCGGCCCCGCTGCTCTCGTTGGCGGCAAACTCAATCTTGACCACCCACTTGACGTTGGGCGCGCCGAAAGTGCCCGGCACCACCAGCCGCACCGGCCCCCCGTGGACCGCCGGCAGGGGCTCGCCGTTCATCCCTAGGGCCAGCATGGCGCTGTTGTACTCCATCACGCTGATGGGGTAGCTTTTCTCGTAGGGTTGGGCCCCGCCCTGGGTGGAGGCGTTCATGGTGATGAAGCGGGCCCGGGGGTCGACCTTGACCCCTTTGGCTTCGAGCAGGGTCTTGAGCAGCACCCCCCGCCAGGTCACGTGCCCGATGCCCCCGTAGGTCCAGGGGTTGCCCGAGGGACGGGGGTTGAAGAAGGAGCGCCCGTTCCCCGAACACTGCAGCACCGAGGTGACCTCGGTTTGGGGCAGCTTGGAGAGCTCATCTACGGTGATCTTGAAAGGCTTGTCCACGAGGCCGGTGATCTCGACTTCCCAGCCCGGCTGTACGTTGGGCTCGGTGGTGTTGAGGCCGGGCAGGTCGATGTTGTTGCGGATAAAGAGGTTGGCCTTGCTGGTGATGGGCTCGGAGCCCAGAAGCTCCAGGGTGGACTCCATCACGATGGGGCGGGAGGAAAGAACCACCAGCTTGGGGTTCTTGCCCCTTACGAGCTGGTCGGCGGTGGGTTGCTGTTGGGAGAGGCCCAGGTTCATCAGGCCCAAGGCGGCCCCGGTGGCTGCGGTCCGTTTGAGGAAGGTTCGACGGTTCATTTCTCCTTTCATGCCCAGCTCCTCCGTGTTGCAGACAGCCTAAATGACGCCAGCTTTACGAGCCTTGGTGTTTTGAAGCAAGGGCATAATACAACACACAACAAGGATACTCAATAAGGGTATTGCGCTGAATCGGTGGTCATCCCGATTATCTGGCCCTGGAGCGCTCCAGCACCCGGGGCCCCCGTCTTCCGAAACGGCGGGCCAGCTCGAGCTCGCTCAGCACCAGCACGGTGGGCCGTCCATGGGGGCAGACCCAGGGCAGCTCGCACTGGGCGAGAGCATCCAGAAGGGCCTGGGCCTGGGCCTCGGCCAGGGGGTGGCCGGCCTTGAGGGCGGGCAGGCAGGCCAGCCGGGCCAGCACCCTGCGCCAGGCCTCGGCGAAGCTGGGGGGGGCCAGGCTCCCCCGGACCACCTCGGCCACCAGGGTGGGGTGTCCCGCCAGGAAGGCCGGCACCGTGCGCACGCGGTAGCGCCCCGGGCCGAAGGGCTCCAGCCTTAGCCCGGCCTCCTCCAATTCCGGGCTCCTCTCGGCCAGGCTCATCTCCTCGCCCAGGCTCAGGGTGACCAGTTCGGCATGGGGCAGTTCCACGGGCGGCTCGGCGCGGTAGCGGCGGGAGAGCTCCTCGTAGAGGATGCGCTCGTGGGCGGCGTGCTGGTCCACCACGTAAAGGGCTTCTTCCGCTTCGGCCAACAGGTAAAGCTCGCGGAAGCGGCCCACGTAGCGCAGGCGGGGCAGGCGGCTTTGCGGCGGGGGAAGCGGGCCTGAAAGAGGGGTGGGCTCGGGCAGGCTACGGGCGAGAGGGTGGGCGCGCAGCAGGTGCTGGATAGCCTGGCCCACGAAGGCCAGGACGGGCTCGAGCCGGGGGATTCGCACCCGCGATTTGTCGGGGGAGGTGTTGACCAAAACCTCCTCGGGTGGGAGCTCCAGGTTCAGCACCCCCAGCGGGAACTGCCCCGCGGGCAAAAGCTCCCGGTAGGCCTCCAGAATACTTCTGAGCAAGGCCTCGGGCCACTCTACCGGGCGGCCGTTGATGGCCAGCAGGAGCCGGTCGCGCCGAGGGCGGGAGAGTTCGGGGCGGGAGAGGAGGCCCGAAAGCCGGTAGGGCCCCTCGGCCGCCTCCAGGGGCAGCAGCCGGTTGGCTATGACCGGGCCCCAAAGCAGCTTGGCCGCCTCGCTAAAACCCCCTCCGGCGTGGAGAATTTTCTCCTCCCCTTCCAGCACCAGCCGCCAGGCCAGGTGGGGGTGGTGCAGCAGGTAGCGCCCCACGAGCTGCACCACCTTGCGCCCCTCGACCACAGGGCCTTCCAGGGCGTTGCGGCGGGCGGGGAGGGCCTCGAAGAGGGCCTGGACCTCGGCCCGCGTGCCGGCAGGTGCGGGATGTTCTTCCAGGCGAATCTCGTCCCGAAAGGCCCACAAGGTGGCCCCGCCGAGCTGGTGGGGGGGCCTCGAGGTGAGCCTGAGCCGCGCCACCTGCCGGATGGCCCAGAGCCCCTCGCCGCGAAAGCCCAGGGTGCTTATCCGGTTTAGGTCGGTGAGCTTGCTGGTGGTGTGGTGTTCGGCGGCCAGGGGCAGCTCCTCCTTGGAGATGCCGGTCCCGTTGTCGCTCACCACGAGGCTAGAGATTCCGCCCTCCTGCAGCTCGATTTGAATCCGGCTGGCCCCTGCGTCCAGCGCGTTTTCCAGGAGTTCCCGCGCCACGTCGGCAGGGTTTTGAATCACCTCGCCGGCGGCAATCTCGCGGATGAGCTCGGGCGGCAGCCTGCGGATCATTGCGGGGCCATTTCCAGGGCGGTGAGCCGGGCCTGAAGCTTCTGCAGGAAGAGCAGGGCCTCCAGCGGGGTGAGGCGGGTGAGGTCGAGGGCCAGAATTTCTTCCAGTACCCCCTGGGCCAGGCCCTGCTGCCGGGCCTGCAGCCCCTCCAACACCGCTTTGGCCCGCTGCAGCACCGCCGGGGGCAGGCCGGCCAGGCGGGCCACCTCGAGGCCGTAGCTTTTGGAGGCCGGCCCGGGGAGCACCTGGTGGTAAAAAACCAGGCCGCTGGCCTCCTCCTTGGCCGCCACGTGGGCGTTGCGGGCGGCGCCGAGCTGTGCAGGCAGGGTGGTGAGCTCGAAGTAGTGGGTGGCGAAGAGGGTGTAAGCCCGCACCTCGTTGTGCAGGTGCTCGGCGGCGGCCCAGGCCAAAGCCAGCCCATCGTAGGTGCTGGTGCCGCGGCCAATCTCGTCCAGGAGCACCAGGCTTTTGGAGGTAGCCTGCTGCAGGATGGTGGCCAGTTCCTCCATCTCCACCATGAAGGTGCTGCGCCCCCCAGCGATATCGTCTGCGGCCCCGATGCGGGTAAAGATACGGTCGAAAAGGGGCAGGGTGGCCGCCTCGGCTGGTACGAAGGAGCCGATCTGGGCCAGCAGGGCGATGAGGGCGGTCTGGCGCAGGTAGGTGGACTTGCCCGCCATGTTGGGACCGGTGAGGATGAGGAGCCGGTTCTCCGGGCCCAGGGTGAGGTCGTTGGCGATGAAGGGGCTGTAGCGCTCTACCACCGGGTGCCGTCCGGCCCGAATTTCCAGCGTCCTGTCGCTGAAGCGGGGCCGGACATAGCCGTAGGCCACCGCGGCCTCGGCTAAGGCCGCGTACACATCCACCTCGGCCAGCACCAAAGCCGCCTGCCGCACCTCCTCGGCCTGGGCCGCCACCTCTTCCCGCAGCGCCAGAAAGACCGCGTGTTCGCGTTTTCTGGCCTCGGCCTCGGCCTGGAGGATCTGCCGCTCTTTTTCCTTGAGGGTGGGGGTGGAGAAGCGCATGCGGTCCTTGAGGGTCTGCAGGGGCCGCCAGTCCTCTGGCACCAGGGCGTAGTGGGGGCGGGTGACCTCCAGGTAGTAGCCGAAGACCCCGTTGTAGCCCACCTTGAGGTTGGGAATTCCGGTGCGCTCGCGCTCGGTGGCTTCAAGCTGAGCGATGTAGGCCCGCCCGGCCTCGGCCCGCTGCCTTAGCTCGTCCAGCTCGGGGTCAAACCCCTCGCGGATCAGCCCCCCTTCGGTGAGCTTCAGGGGGGGGTCCTCGACCAGGGCCACCGCAATGCGCTCCCGCAGTTCCTCCAGCGCAGGCAGCCGCCCGGCCAGGTGGCCCAGGGGCTCGAGGCCCTGCAGAAGCCCGGCCAGCTCGGGCAGCAGGGCCAGGCTGCGCTCTAAGGCCGAGAGGTCGCGCGCGCTGGCGCGGCCCGCCATGAGCCGGGCCGAGAGGCGCTCCAGGTCGTGCATGCGGTACAGCAGCCGGCGCACCGCCCCACGCAGCACCCCGTCCCGCATCAAAGCCTCCACCGCGTCCAGCCGGGCTTCCAGGGGGCCCGGGTCCAGGAGGGGATGGCGCAGCCAGGCCATAAGCCGCCGGCGGCCCGGGGCGGTGCGGGTCAGGTTCAGCACCCCCATCAAGGTGCGCTCTGGGTTGCGCTCGCCCACCGCGCTTGGCTCGAAGACCTCCAGGGTGCGCAAGGTGGCCTCGGAAAGCTGCATGAAGGCGCCCGGGTCGTAGCGCACAAAGCCCTTGACCTGCGGCAGCCCCCGCTCCTGCACCCGCGCCGCGTAGGCCAGCGCAGCCCCAGCCGCGCGCCGCAGGGCCGGGGCCTCCAGCCCTGGGGGCAGGGCGCCGAATTGGGCCTCCAGCGCCCGCCGGCCCGCCTCGTCGTCGAAGCCCTCAGAGAGCATCACCGCAAAGCGCCGCTGGAACTCTTCGCGAAAGGTGGGCTGGTGGTAGAGCTCGGGGGCCAGCAGGACCTCGGCCGGGCGGTAGCGGAAAAGCTCGTCGAAAAGCGCACTTTTGCTGTAGAGCAGGGTGCCTCGGAACTCCCCGGTGGAGACGTCCAGCACCACCAGACCATAGCCATCGCCGGTGGCCAGGGCAGCCAGGTAGTTGGCCTCGGGCTTGAGCAGGTTCTCCCGCACCAGGGTGCCTGGGGTGAGGAGCTGGGTCACCTCGCGCCGCACCAGCCCCTCGGCCTCCTCGGCCAGCTCGGTCTGGTCGGCCAGGGCCACCCGGAAGCCCTGCTCCAGCAGCCTTTCCAGGTAGACGTCCACCGAGCGCACCGGAATCCCCGCCATAGGGGTGGTGAAGTCCTTGGCGGTCTTGTGGGTCAGGGTGAGGTTTAGCGCCCGGGCCAGCCGCTCGGCGTCCTCGCCGAAGGTCTCGTAGAAGTCGCCCACCTGAAAAAGCAAGAGGTACTCCGGGTAGGCGTCCCGGAGCGCCACGTACTGCTCGAGCAGGGGGGGTAGGGGGCCAGGGCCTTGGCCCTTGAGGGTCATGCCCTTTATGCTAGCGGATTCCTAGCGGTTCTTCAGCGCGTCGCGGATTTCCTGCAGAAGCCGGATTTCCTCCGGGACCGGCGGGTTCTGCTTGGGCGCCTGCAGGCGGTTGATGGGCAGCACCACCAGGAAGTAGAGGGCGAGGGCCACCATCAGGAAGCTCACCACCGCGTTGATGAACTTACCTAGGTTCAGCGGGCCAAGCTTGAGGGCCGAAAAGTCGGGCACGCTAAAGAGCATCCCGATAAGGGGGGTGAGCACGTCGGCCACCAGCGAGTTCAAAACGGCGCCGAAGGCCCCACCGATCATCACGCCCACAGCCAGGTCAAGCGCGTTGCCGCGCAGGATGAACTGCCTGAACCCCTCGAGCATAGTCACACTCCCACAGGGCCGCCTCGGCGACCTGGGCTCAATCTATCATGGGGATAGGGCCAGCCCTGCAAAGCGGCCTGGTACAGGGCCTCGTACTGCTGGGTGATCACCTCCGGGTGGAAGTGGGCCTCGGCGTAGGCGCGGGCCGCCTCGCGCATGGCAGGCAGCTTTTCTGAGGTGAGGAGCTCCACCACGGCCTGCGCGAAGCCCTCCAGGTCGCCGAACTCCACCAGGCGCCCCACCTCCGGGGTCAGCCACTCGGGGATGCCCCCCACCCGGGTGGCCACCACCGGCACCCCGCAGGCCAGAGCCT
Proteins encoded:
- the mutS gene encoding DNA mismatch repair protein MutS is translated as MTLKGQGPGPLPPLLEQYVALRDAYPEYLLLFQVGDFYETFGEDAERLARALNLTLTHKTAKDFTTPMAGIPVRSVDVYLERLLEQGFRVALADQTELAEEAEGLVRREVTQLLTPGTLVRENLLKPEANYLAALATGDGYGLVVLDVSTGEFRGTLLYSKSALFDELFRYRPAEVLLAPELYHQPTFREEFQRRFAVMLSEGFDDEAGRRALEAQFGALPPGLEAPALRRAAGAALAYAARVQERGLPQVKGFVRYDPGAFMQLSEATLRTLEVFEPSAVGERNPERTLMGVLNLTRTAPGRRRLMAWLRHPLLDPGPLEARLDAVEALMRDGVLRGAVRRLLYRMHDLERLSARLMAGRASARDLSALERSLALLPELAGLLQGLEPLGHLAGRLPALEELRERIAVALVEDPPLKLTEGGLIREGFDPELDELRQRAEAGRAYIAQLEATERERTGIPNLKVGYNGVFGYYLEVTRPHYALVPEDWRPLQTLKDRMRFSTPTLKEKERQILQAEAEARKREHAVFLALREEVAAQAEEVRQAALVLAEVDVYAALAEAAVAYGYVRPRFSDRTLEIRAGRHPVVERYSPFIANDLTLGPENRLLILTGPNMAGKSTYLRQTALIALLAQIGSFVPAEAATLPLFDRIFTRIGAADDIAGGRSTFMVEMEELATILQQATSKSLVLLDEIGRGTSTYDGLALAWAAAEHLHNEVRAYTLFATHYFELTTLPAQLGAARNAHVAAKEEASGLVFYHQVLPGPASKSYGLEVARLAGLPPAVLQRAKAVLEGLQARQQGLAQGVLEEILALDLTRLTPLEALLFLQKLQARLTALEMAPQ
- a CDS encoding c-type cytochrome — its product is MKRKYLIGVSLLAGGALWFGLGQSALPEGPGRDLVLQKCQTCHEIGFVTRERQTRERWDAIITEMQAYGMRITPEERAIILDYLATHLAPGAQAPARPPAQAQAQAGVSGAQVYNNCVGCHQANGAGIPGVFPPLAGHVPNILAARGGREWLVQMMLYGLQGQITVRGSNYNGIMPAYAQLSDAEIAAVLNYISTQWGNAFPSGQGPFTEAEVRAQRGKNLSPQQVHAARQQLGLR
- a CDS encoding MOSC domain-containing protein, with product MRVLSLHADPGTSLPKARVDWVRLVEGMGVEGDRHYGKNPDRAVLVAGQAAYDHAAQAGLILPPGALGENLRVDFDPHALGAGARLQVGPAVLELTAVCTVCSSLSTFDLRLPKLLLGRRGMYARVLRGGVVRVGDPVHLLTPQAMG
- a CDS encoding molybdopterin-dependent oxidoreductase codes for the protein MKGEMNRRTFLKRTAATGAALGLMNLGLSQQQPTADQLVRGKNPKLVVLSSRPIVMESTLELLGSEPITSKANLFIRNNIDLPGLNTTEPNVQPGWEVEITGLVDKPFKITVDELSKLPQTEVTSVLQCSGNGRSFFNPRPSGNPWTYGGIGHVTWRGVLLKTLLEAKGVKVDPRARFITMNASTQGGAQPYEKSYPISVMEYNSAMLALGMNGEPLPAVHGGPVRLVVPGTFGAPNVKWVVKIEFAANESSGAEQVPRYRVPILPGWNLPILPTEPGSRYNYTLENSRSNWGANINSFILSPLPGATVRGRLVEIRGVAWNDGLAPIESIEVSLNGGTTWRKAIIERNHGKFGWYRWVSPQLLAPGQYEAMVRATDAVGRSQPLNGNIWWNERGYEWNGVMRVRFTVT
- the mscL gene encoding large conductance mechanosensitive channel protein MscL, with protein sequence MLEGFRQFILRGNALDLAVGVMIGGAFGAVLNSLVADVLTPLIGMLFSVPDFSALKLGPLNLGKFINAVVSFLMVALALYFLVVLPINRLQAPKQNPPVPEEIRLLQEIRDALKNR
- the mutL gene encoding DNA mismatch repair endonuclease MutL, which translates into the protein MIRRLPPELIREIAAGEVIQNPADVARELLENALDAGASRIQIELQEGGISSLVVSDNGTGISKEELPLAAEHHTTSKLTDLNRISTLGFRGEGLWAIRQVARLRLTSRPPHQLGGATLWAFRDEIRLEEHPAPAGTRAEVQALFEALPARRNALEGPVVEGRKVVQLVGRYLLHHPHLAWRLVLEGEEKILHAGGGFSEAAKLLWGPVIANRLLPLEAAEGPYRLSGLLSRPELSRPRRDRLLLAINGRPVEWPEALLRSILEAYRELLPAGQFPLGVLNLELPPEEVLVNTSPDKSRVRIPRLEPVLAFVGQAIQHLLRAHPLARSLPEPTPLSGPLPPPQSRLPRLRYVGRFRELYLLAEAEEALYVVDQHAAHERILYEELSRRYRAEPPVELPHAELVTLSLGEEMSLAERSPELEEAGLRLEPFGPGRYRVRTVPAFLAGHPTLVAEVVRGSLAPPSFAEAWRRVLARLACLPALKAGHPLAEAQAQALLDALAQCELPWVCPHGRPTVLVLSELELARRFGRRGPRVLERSRAR
- a CDS encoding delta(1)-pyrroline-2-carboxylate reductase family protein, producing MRILSAEETEALLPYPALAQAIAELLSEGTETLQAPERLVLPLPKGGSLLLMPAADPHLAVTKLVTVHPQSRPSVRAELWVARSESGERLALLEGSVVTARRTAALSLLAARTLAPEPGGALLIIGAGTQGRAHLEAFQAGLGTSKVYIHSRTPARAEALAAYARRLGMLAQSVQRPEAVLEEVRLVVTATTSPTPVLHWVAEGSFVAAVGAYRPEMAEVAPGLVRRARLYVDTLEGARAEAGDLLQAGVDWGQVTPLKEALRQPRPHAPVILFKSVGHALWDLAAARLALREPGML